In one Thermococcus celericrescens genomic region, the following are encoded:
- a CDS encoding cystathionine gamma-synthase, translating into MRFSTRAIHVGEEPERTQHGDVVSPIHLSTTFAKKSVKEVEEGYVYSRSGNPTRDSLERKLAALENAKYGLAFSSGLAAESTILLALLKKGDHVIAFDDLYGGTKRLFNQVMERFGIEFTYVDAREPENVRKAIKDNTRMVWLETPTNPLLKLADVKAIAEIAHERDIMVVVDNTFASPYFQNPLDLGADITLHSVTKYLGGHSDVVGGAVMVNDDELYEKLKFHQNAVGAVLSPFDSWLVMRGIKTLAVRMERHEKNAMRIAKYLEEHPLVERVYYPGLPSHPQHGLAKRQMRGFGGMLSFELKGNLEEAVRFVESLEIFALAESLGGVESLIELPAIMTHASIPKEEREKVGIRDSLIRVSVGIEDVEDLIEDLERAFQAVRA; encoded by the coding sequence ATGAGGTTCTCGACCAGGGCAATCCACGTCGGCGAAGAGCCTGAGAGAACCCAGCACGGCGACGTCGTATCTCCAATCCACCTCTCAACAACCTTCGCAAAGAAAAGCGTAAAGGAGGTTGAAGAGGGCTACGTCTACTCAAGGAGCGGCAACCCCACGAGGGACAGTCTTGAGAGGAAGTTAGCGGCGCTTGAGAATGCAAAGTACGGCCTTGCCTTCTCTTCAGGATTAGCGGCGGAATCCACGATACTCCTCGCCCTTCTCAAGAAGGGCGACCACGTCATAGCGTTTGACGACCTCTACGGTGGGACAAAGAGGCTTTTCAACCAGGTGATGGAGCGCTTCGGCATTGAGTTCACCTACGTTGACGCGAGAGAGCCGGAGAACGTTAGGAAGGCAATAAAGGACAACACAAGGATGGTCTGGCTCGAAACGCCCACAAACCCCCTCCTAAAGCTGGCGGACGTAAAGGCGATAGCCGAGATCGCCCACGAGAGGGACATCATGGTGGTTGTTGATAACACCTTCGCGAGCCCCTACTTCCAGAACCCCCTTGACCTCGGAGCGGATATAACCCTCCACAGCGTCACCAAGTACCTCGGCGGGCACTCGGACGTCGTCGGTGGAGCGGTGATGGTGAACGACGACGAGCTCTACGAAAAGCTCAAGTTCCATCAGAACGCGGTTGGAGCGGTTCTTTCGCCCTTCGACTCCTGGCTGGTAATGAGGGGCATCAAAACCCTCGCCGTCAGGATGGAGAGGCACGAGAAGAACGCCATGAGGATTGCGAAGTATTTGGAGGAGCACCCATTGGTTGAGAGAGTTTACTATCCGGGCCTGCCCTCACATCCACAGCACGGGCTCGCGAAGAGGCAGATGCGCGGCTTCGGCGGAATGCTGTCCTTTGAGCTTAAAGGAAACCTTGAGGAGGCGGTGAGGTTCGTGGAGAGCCTTGAGATATTCGCTCTGGCGGAGAGCCTCGGCGGCGTTGAGTCGCTCATAGAGCTGCCGGCGATCATGACGCACGCCTCCATCCCGAAGGAGGAGAGGGAGAAGGTCGGCATAAGGGACTCGCTCATCAGGGTCTCGGTGGGGATAGAGGACGTTGAAGACCTCATCGAAGACCTTGAGAGAGCATTCCAGGCGGTGAGAGCATGA
- a CDS encoding class I SAM-dependent methyltransferase yields MMPGIEGIRTFLRRLGFEEKAVDELVKQIEYFEMEAPERDDIVRDYLRDECIERLVKEIVLEILRLGKKEVRILDVAAGSGFFTERVKRKLEEKGIRVEVHGLDITPSMLKRLRDKDITPIWGVAERIGDSIRIANDHYGLDVPEKFDVVFSTLAFHHFLNPEEVLRSIREVLEDGGKAVIIDVLKHGHGEFKDTLKDTHLGFSIEEMRGMGLRVFRNAEVRPLGLHCEVDGILIGLYKAVFSRAKT; encoded by the coding sequence ATGATGCCGGGCATCGAGGGGATCAGGACGTTCCTTCGGAGGCTGGGCTTTGAGGAGAAGGCCGTAGACGAATTGGTGAAGCAGATAGAGTACTTTGAGATGGAGGCCCCCGAGAGGGACGACATCGTGCGGGACTACCTGCGGGACGAGTGCATAGAGCGGCTCGTGAAGGAGATAGTACTGGAAATCCTGAGGCTGGGAAAGAAGGAGGTGCGCATACTCGACGTCGCCGCTGGCTCGGGCTTCTTCACGGAGCGTGTAAAGAGGAAGCTTGAGGAGAAGGGAATCAGAGTAGAGGTCCACGGCCTCGACATAACGCCAAGCATGCTGAAGAGGCTAAGGGATAAGGACATAACACCCATCTGGGGAGTTGCCGAAAGGATAGGGGACTCCATAAGAATAGCCAACGACCACTACGGGCTCGACGTGCCGGAGAAGTTTGACGTGGTCTTCTCGACCCTCGCGTTCCACCACTTCCTCAACCCGGAAGAGGTCTTGAGAAGCATCAGAGAAGTCCTCGAAGATGGGGGCAAGGCCGTTATCATAGACGTCCTAAAACACGGGCACGGCGAGTTCAAGGACACACTGAAGGACACGCACCTTGGGTTCTCGATAGAAGAGATGAGGGGAATGGGCCTGCGGGTCTTTAGAAACGCTGAAGTGAGGCCCCTCGGACTGCACTGCGAGGTTGACGGCATACTGATAGGGCTCTACAAGGCGGTGTTTAGCCGGGCTAAAACGTAG
- a CDS encoding PLP-dependent cysteine synthase family protein — MGMIIENYTKLGTYDDIVQTIGNTPLVRLRKIERYFNLKNELYAKVEFFNPGGSIKDRIGKYMIEGAKRDGKIVEGGVIVEPTSGNTGVGLALVAADEGYMTVFTMPDKMSTEKELLLKALGAFVIRTPTAVSPSDPNSYYRVAEAVRNLIWRKGRAITRGELREIVEYVQRLVDEERLDELRAILDEEVEETPYAYIPNQYFNKYNPLAHYETTAREVGEQTNGEVDYLFAGIGTGGTITGIGRYLKERKKGVKIIGVDPVGSIYNLVKKGISLEEALKKAHPYLVEGIGEDLLPETVDLSLVDDMVVVNDQEAFSMTRFLARKEGILAGGSSGAALYGTIKYLKEMGIEGKKAVVIFPDTGRNYLTKVFNDEWMLKNGFEVDDERVLEVLR; from the coding sequence ATGGGCATGATAATAGAGAATTACACAAAATTGGGTACTTATGACGACATCGTTCAAACGATAGGCAACACACCCCTGGTGAGGCTGAGGAAGATCGAGAGGTACTTCAACCTCAAAAACGAGCTCTACGCCAAAGTGGAGTTCTTCAACCCCGGGGGGAGCATAAAGGACAGGATAGGCAAGTACATGATCGAGGGAGCAAAGAGGGATGGCAAGATCGTCGAAGGCGGCGTTATAGTGGAGCCGACCTCAGGAAACACCGGGGTCGGCCTCGCACTGGTGGCAGCGGACGAGGGCTACATGACGGTCTTCACGATGCCCGACAAGATGAGCACCGAAAAGGAGCTCCTCCTTAAGGCACTCGGAGCGTTCGTCATAAGGACTCCAACGGCCGTTTCTCCAAGCGACCCGAACTCCTACTACAGGGTGGCCGAGGCCGTGAGGAACCTCATTTGGAGGAAGGGGAGGGCGATAACGAGGGGGGAGCTCCGGGAGATAGTCGAGTACGTCCAGCGGCTCGTTGATGAGGAGAGGCTCGACGAGCTCAGGGCGATCCTTGATGAGGAAGTAGAGGAGACCCCCTACGCATACATCCCCAACCAGTACTTCAACAAATACAACCCCCTGGCACACTACGAGACCACAGCGAGGGAGGTAGGGGAGCAGACGAATGGTGAGGTGGACTACCTCTTCGCCGGAATAGGCACCGGCGGGACGATAACGGGCATTGGGAGATACCTCAAGGAGAGGAAGAAGGGGGTCAAAATAATAGGCGTTGACCCGGTCGGTTCGATATACAACCTCGTCAAGAAAGGAATAAGCCTTGAGGAGGCCCTCAAGAAAGCTCACCCGTACCTCGTTGAGGGCATAGGCGAAGACCTCCTCCCCGAGACCGTCGATTTAAGCCTCGTTGATGATATGGTGGTCGTCAACGATCAGGAAGCCTTTTCAATGACCCGCTTCCTCGCAAGGAAGGAGGGCATCTTAGCTGGAGGCTCATCTGGTGCGGCCCTCTACGGGACGATAAAGTACCTCAAGGAGATGGGCATTGAGGGGAAGAAAGCTGTGGTCATATTCCCCGATACCGGAAGGAACTACCTGACGAAGGTGTTCAACGACGAGTGGATGCTCAAAAACGGCTTCGAAGTTGACGACGAAAGGGTTCTGGAGGTGCTGAGATGA